A stretch of DNA from Chloroflexota bacterium:
CAAAAAGCACCCATAGCCTTCTATATTTGACTGTAGCGACGAAGATGGTAGCTGCCGCCAACCCCACCCAGGCGCTGCGGGATCGCGTCAATAACAGGCAGGCGACAATAAGGGTGAAGAGCACGGCCAGTCCCCATCGCTTTGCCAGTGCTGCCCAGGCCGATTTTTTACCAAATAAGGCCGGTAGCGGCGACCGTGAGACAAGATAGGTCACAGCTACGCTGCCCGTCAACATCAATGTCGCTCCTAAGATATTGGGGTCAATTGAGGTTCCATTGGCACGCAGGATCTTCGTGCCAGCGATGTAACGCAGGATATCCTGCCAACCAGAAGGGTAACCAATTACACGCAGCGATGACATAAGACGAACCGTCATTGCTGTTGGCAAAAAATAGAGGACAAGCCCAATCAAAGCAGCTACACTGCCAGCTAACACAAGACCCAGAAGCACCTGCTGCAATTGCTGCTTCGTCCGCACGCAATTAAGCACCCCAAAGAAAAGGAGAATACTATTAATCAATTTCAAGAAGAGACGGGTTATCTCAGGTGAGTCAGAATAGCCAGTTCCAAGAACGAAGGAGACGCCAGCCAGGAAAATGAATAGCAAAATGAAGAGATCAAGTGGCGAGGTCTGTAACCTCTGCCCAGGATGTGTAAGGAAACGGATCAACCAAACAAGAAGAAGGATAGTCAGAGTAGCATCGAGAAAGGTGAGCTTAACTGTACCGATAGGGAGTGGGATGACGGCGAATGGCAATAGACAGGCGACGCCTACGATGGTCAGCAGGCCAATCTGCGTGTTCAGCAGCATAGCCATACCCAGCAGTAGCCCGATGATTCCGGCTATGGCGAAGGGCGGAGTCACAGCGGCGGTTAAGGATCCGACCACAGCTCCTAACACTACAGCCAGGGCCATCAGTGCTAGGCGCGCTCGCCACTCATCATCAATCCCCATCCACGGTGCTCTTCTTGCTTTGACTCTGTCGAATAACATCCCAATCTGCCTTGGCCCGCTGTCCTGCTGGGCCATCTGCTTCCAACCCTTGCGTCTATCCGATAGCCAAGATTATACCACACCACC
This window harbors:
- a CDS encoding O-antigen ligase family protein, translating into MGIDDEWRARLALMALAVVLGAVVGSLTAAVTPPFAIAGIIGLLLGMAMLLNTQIGLLTIVGVACLLPFAVIPLPIGTVKLTFLDATLTILLLVWLIRFLTHPGQRLQTSPLDLFILLFIFLAGVSFVLGTGYSDSPEITRLFLKLINSILLFFGVLNCVRTKQQLQQVLLGLVLAGSVAALIGLVLYFLPTAMTVRLMSSLRVIGYPSGWQDILRYIAGTKILRANGTSIDPNILGATLMLTGSVAVTYLVSRSPLPALFGKKSAWAALAKRWGLAVLFTLIVACLLLTRSRSAWVGLAAATIFVATVKYRRLWVLFVLLGAALYFGLLPQAEPFLGHLESGFMAQDKAAAMRLGEYKDAFRLIATYPWFGVGFGAAPSIDLYIGVSSIYLLMAEEMGLIGLAVFLLIMGLLFWHGLRVLNRIPDAELQTILLSCLAAMFGALTTGLFDHHFFNLRFPHAIALFWLFVGLTMVSVRLGQMAIEERLQQVKESV